A portion of the Epinephelus moara isolate mb chromosome 4, YSFRI_EMoa_1.0, whole genome shotgun sequence genome contains these proteins:
- the si:ch1073-303k11.2 gene encoding LRRN4 C-terminal-like protein, with protein MTSLFRNLTVLLLFLGASPLLHSHLSTHAASTSPPDTHRQIKYTAMGSDDDYDDDDDDFFHTRTPSTEVVNSEKKTVLLQAPQLCQFNPCSENQEPCEQISERTECLCPGVSRADEPPHAPRIQGLLPVSEGGDRGKIEVQWCAPSSVVTAYRVVIDGHEPLQFMDVSRRGLLESLEAGTKVCVAAVNNAGQSPPSEFSCKRYDPPESSDHKLLAGIIGGGVALLLLLIIGAVIIWMHQMRKKAKRDSADGLGNPSYSTEGTL; from the coding sequence ATGACGTCACTGTTCAGGAACCTTACCGTGCTTCTCCTTTTCCTGGGAGCCTCGCCTCTCCTCCACTCCCACCTCTCCACTCATGCCGCCTCTACTTCCCCTCCTGACACTCACCGGCAGATCAAATACACTGCTATGGGCTCAGACGATGActatgatgacgatgatgatgacttcTTTCACACACGCACGCCCTCTACTGAGGTGGTGAACTCCGAGAAGAAAACTGTCCTTCTTCAGGCACCCCAGCTCTGCCAATTCAACCCCTGCTCAGAGAATCAAGAGCCCTGCGAGCAGATTTCAGAAAGGACTGAGTGCCTCTGTCCCGGGGTCAGCAGGGCCGATGAGCCTCCTCATGCACCACGTATTCAAGGGCTGCTGCCAGTCAGTGAAGGGGGTGACAGAGGGAAGATAGAGGTCCAGTGGTGTGCTCCATCTTCTGTGGTGACCGCGTACAGAGTGGTGATAGACGGACATGAACCCCTGCAGTTTATGGACGTTTCACGACGAGGTTTGCTCGAATCTTTGGAAGCTGGGACCAAGGTGTGTGTGGCGGCGGTGAACAATGCAGGACAGAGCCCCCCATCAGAATTCTCCTGTAAACGCTATGACCCTCCTGAATCTTCTGACCATAAACTGCTGGCTGGGATTATCGGAGGAGGAGTCGCCCTCCTTCTGCTCCTCATCATCGGAGCTGTGATCATCTGGATGCATCAAATGCgtaaaaaggcaaaaagagaCTCTGCTGATGGACTTGGGAACCCTTCTTACAGCACAGAGGGGACTCTGTGA
- the tstd1 gene encoding thiosulfate:glutathione sulfurtransferase: protein MASPVTKEISYEDLKALLGKSQNLLLIDVRTKEEVDKGQIPGSIHMPVDTVETALALTPEEFKAKYGVTKPPLDAPELVFHCQMGKRGGMATNKASELGYVNARNYAGGYQEWSAKEGK, encoded by the exons ATGGCGAGTCCGG TCACCAAGGAGATCTCCTATGAGGATCTGAAAGCTCTTCTGGGAAAGAGTCAGAATCTCCTCCTCATTGATGTTCGCACTAAAGAGGAGGTTGATAAAGGACAAATTCCAGGATCCATTCACATGCCAG TTGATACAGTAGAGACTGCTCTTGCACTGACGCCAGAAGAATTCAAGGCCAAGTATGGAGTAACCAAGCCACCGTTGGACGCGCCAGAGCTGGTGTTTCACTGCCAGATGGGAAAGCGAGGGGGAATGGCCACAAACAAGGCCTCCGAACTTGGATACGTGAA tgCACGTAACTATGCAGGGGGATACCAGGAGTGGTCTGCGAAAGAGGGAAAATGA